A window of Streptomyces broussonetiae genomic DNA:
GCCGAGGGCCGTGCCGTCGCCGCGGACGAGCGGTGCCGCTCCCGGGCGCAGCGGCGCACTGCCCCGGACGGCGACGACGCCGGCGACTGCACAAGGAGATCCCACGGCCTGCCACTCCAGCAGGCGGGGCACCAGTTCGGGCACGGGGGGCTCCGATCCACCGCCGGTCGCGGGCGTCATCGCGAGGCGTCCACGGGCGTCAGCCCGAGGAACCTGCGGCCGTTGGCCTCGAGTGCCGTGGCGTCGATCCCGTGGCCGAGCGGGAAGCCGGCCGGGTCGGGCTGCGCCATGTCGAAGGGGTAGTCGCTGCCGCAGACGATCCGCTCCGGCGAGGCATGGGCGCGCAGCAGCGTCAGGACGTCCGGGTCGTGGGTGATGGTGTCGAAGTAGAGCTGGGTGAAGGATTGCGCGGGCGGACGGGTGCTTCCCCGGCGCACGTCGTCGCGCGAGCGCCAGCCGTGTCCCCACCGGCCCAGCAGCAAGGGTGCGCAGCCGCCGCCGTGGACGAAGCAGATCCTGAGGCCGGGGAGTTCTTCCAGGACGCCGCCCAGGAGAACCGCGGCCACGGCGGTCGTGCTCTCGACCGGGTTGCCGATGAGGTTGACGAGGTAGTGGTGGTCCCATTCGGCGCGCGGCAGCTGCATCGGGTGGACCAGGACGGACAGGCCCAGTTCGGCGGCGACGCCGAGGATCTCCCGTGGGGCGCCCCGGTCGAAGGACCGGCCGTCGACCACCGGGGGTACGGCGACGCCCGCGACGCCCTCCGCGGCAGCAAGCCGGGTCAACTCCCGTCGGGCGGCGTCCACGTCGTCCAGCCGGACGAGTCCGAGCCCGACGAGCGCGCCGTCCGTGCCGGCGACGGCGGCGGCGAGTTGTTCGTTGTAGGAGGCGACGTACTCGTCCGCCTCGGCGGGGGCGTGGACGGGGAAGGCGAAGGGCGGCGCGGAGACGACGCGGGCGCCGAGTCCGGCCTTGAGGGTGTCGGCGACGACGGCGTCGACGTCGGTCATCGCTGCGCTCGCAAACCCCAACGGGGCGTTGCCCAGGTAGAGTTCGCCGTCGCGGTCGTGCATGCCGCCGAGCGGGTTCCCGGGCGGGAGGGCGAGCAGGTCGCGCGGCAGCCAGTGGGCGTGGACGTCGATGACTCCGGCGCGCAGGGCACCGTTCATGGTGTTCTCCTCGATCGGCCCGGCAAGCGGCGCTCACCCGGGGCTCGCGTGTGTCAGGCCGTGGCCCGGCGTTGTTCCCGGGCCGCGCGCTCGATGGCGCGCCGGATGGGCCCGTAGCCGGTGCAGCGGCAGATGTTGGACCCGACCACGTGGTCCATGGCCTCCGGGTGGTCGGCGAGGTCGGGGTCGGCGTCCATCGCGCCGGCGGCCACCATGAGGAAGCCGGGTGTGCAGAAGCCGCACTGGAGTGCGTGTTCGGCGGAGAAGGCCCGCTGCAGCGGGTGGGGCTCGCCGTCGGGGCCGGCAAGGCCCTCCACCGTGCGCAGACAGCGGCCGTCGGCCTGCGCGGCGAGCACCAGGCAGGAGCGGACCGGCTCGCCGTCCATGAGGAGGGAGCAGGCTCCGCAGATGCCGTGCTCGCACCCCAGGTGCGTACCCGTGAGTCCGAGGTCGTCGCGCAGGACGTCGGCGAGCACACGGCGGGGTTCGACGTCGAGGCAGTGGTCGGTGCCGTTCACGTTGAGCGTGATCTTCATCGGTGGTCTTCCTGTCGTGCGGTGAGGCGGGTGCGCTGGTCCTTCGCCGCTTCGAGCAGCGTTCTGGCCACCAGGACGGCGATGATCTGCCGCTTGTAGGCGACGTCGGCGAACGGTTCGGGCAGGGGCGCCGCGTCCCGTTCGGCGGCGATACGGCCGACGCGGGCGAAGGGATGGTCGTCGTGGACCCGGGGCCCCACCGGGAGCGCGCCGAGTGCGCTGCCGCGCAGCGCGTCTTCCGCGGCGCGGGCCCGGACCGGTCGGTCGGCGGAGTTGACCAGGCCGATCCGTACGTCGCTGATCACGCCGTCGTCGACGGTGAGGGCCGTCCCGACGGCGGCCTGGGCGAAGCAGAAGTGTGTACGGCGGTGCTCGATGAAGCTCACGCCGGTGTTCGCGCCGAGCAGCGGCAGGCGTACGGCGGTGATCAGTTCCTGGGGCCGGCGGGCGGTGCGGAAGGGGCCGAGGAAGTAGTCACGGGCCGCGACGGACCGGGCGCCGTCGGGTCCGGCCAGCTCCACGGTGGCGTCCAGGGCGATGCCGATGGCGCACCATTCCGAGGCGGGATGGGCCCAGCCGTAGCTGCCGGCCATGGTTCCGCGGGAACGGATGGGCGGGTGGGCGATGTTGACCACGGCCTGGGCGAGCAGGGTGCCGAGCGGGCCCGGCACGGCGTCGGGCGACTCGAAGGCCGCGTGCCGGACCAGGGCGCCGACGCGCAGTTCGTCGCCCTCGACGCGCATGCCGTCGAGTTCCGGGATCCGGTTGATGTCGACGACGAGTTGCGGCCGGATGCGTTCCAGGTGCATCTCCAGGATCAGGCTCTGTCCGCCGGCGATGACCTGGGCCCTGCGTTCGGTGTCGCCGAGTGCCTCGACGGCCTCGGCGACCGTGCGGGGTACCGCGTAGTCGAAGGTTGCGGGTTTCACCGGACGCCTTTCTCGTGCGTCGAGGCGCTGAGCGCGCGCAGGATGCTGTCAGGGGTGAGCGGCATCTGCAGCAGCTCGGGATCGACGTCCGGCAGGGCGTCGGCCACGGCGTTGGCGATGGCGGCCGGGGTGCCGATGCAGCCCGACTCGCCCGCGCCCTTGGCACCCAGCGGGGAGTTGGGGCTGGGGGTGTGGGTGTCCT
This region includes:
- a CDS encoding FAD binding domain-containing protein, producing MKPATFDYAVPRTVAEAVEALGDTERRAQVIAGGQSLILEMHLERIRPQLVVDINRIPELDGMRVEGDELRVGALVRHAAFESPDAVPGPLGTLLAQAVVNIAHPPIRSRGTMAGSYGWAHPASEWCAIGIALDATVELAGPDGARSVAARDYFLGPFRTARRPQELITAVRLPLLGANTGVSFIEHRRTHFCFAQAAVGTALTVDDGVISDVRIGLVNSADRPVRARAAEDALRGSALGALPVGPRVHDDHPFARVGRIAAERDAAPLPEPFADVAYKRQIIAVLVARTLLEAAKDQRTRLTARQEDHR
- a CDS encoding (2Fe-2S)-binding protein; translation: MKITLNVNGTDHCLDVEPRRVLADVLRDDLGLTGTHLGCEHGICGACSLLMDGEPVRSCLVLAAQADGRCLRTVEGLAGPDGEPHPLQRAFSAEHALQCGFCTPGFLMVAAGAMDADPDLADHPEAMDHVVGSNICRCTGYGPIRRAIERAAREQRRATA
- a CDS encoding XdhC family protein, whose product is MPELVPRLLEWQAVGSPCAVAGVVAVRGSAPLRPGAAPLVRGDGTALGSVSTGRTGVSRPW
- a CDS encoding amidohydrolase family protein, coding for MNGALRAGVIDVHAHWLPRDLLALPPGNPLGGMHDRDGELYLGNAPLGFASAAMTDVDAVVADTLKAGLGARVVSAPPFAFPVHAPAEADEYVASYNEQLAAAVAGTDGALVGLGLVRLDDVDAARRELTRLAAAEGVAGVAVPPVVDGRSFDRGAPREILGVAAELGLSVLVHPMQLPRAEWDHHYLVNLIGNPVESTTAVAAVLLGGVLEELPGLRICFVHGGGCAPLLLGRWGHGWRSRDDVRRGSTRPPAQSFTQLYFDTITHDPDVLTLLRAHASPERIVCGSDYPFDMAQPDPAGFPLGHGIDATALEANGRRFLGLTPVDASR